DNA sequence from the Vicia villosa cultivar HV-30 ecotype Madison, WI linkage group LG3, Vvil1.0, whole genome shotgun sequence genome:
ACCCTAAAAAGGTCTCTGTTGAATGTGTATTGTGGTACTTTtcgtttatcgtttccacagggattattgcgatatcactgccgttctatagtttactTTGTCGTGAGTTAAAGTTATCATGGGGTTTGGTTTTGATTCTGGTAACATAATTTGTTTAATCTCAAGCAAGAAATGCTAAACttggtatgtggttttaaaagatggtaaaagaatgtcaagattagatttgtttttgatgatttgcttctatcatattttcttgatcaaatacgTGAACTCATGAATGATACATATAATCACAATCCTCTCAATATGTTTCATGTCTAAACCATATTGTGAAATTTGCCATTTTGATCCTTAAATGATCTCTCAACCTAACTATCAAAATGACAACACTCAAAGCTTAATATAGGTaaatatcaactcacaaagctatttctaaactttacttgttgatagataaaaaacctaggtcaagacttgaaaacattttctcaaatAGAATACAAATCTCATAACTAAATAAACACAAGGTTTTTCACCATATATAtatcatcacttgttcacatacaaaagatcaaaagaaatacaaactaaaagcaaatcatctacctctaatcttgacaccaagaaggtttagccacccatttccatggtgacTTGAGTAACAAGCAAACTATCAAGCTTTATGAACATCAAGATGGAAGTCTCCAAGATTGATGGGTAAAAACTTGAATTCTACTAACAATGGAAGTTTTAGGGTTTTCTCACTCCAAATGGTATATTTTggttcaagagagagaaattaaagatGGAATGGTTCTCAAAATATCTAACAAGCACTATATAGCATGGCACATCAGCCCAGATTCGCCCGGCGGAAGAACAGCTTCGCCGGGCGAAACCCACTAAACAGGCCACGTGACCTCAAAAGCACACAAAAGAACCCCAAAATAATATCTTCTTCCGCCCGGCGAGACAGACGCTCCGCCGGGCGCTCCAGAGCAGAAAGATGGCCAAAAATTGAGCTGCTTCGCCCCTGGCTCGCCTACCCCTCGCCGGGCGGAGCTTCGCTTCCAAGCTATTCGCCGGGCGAAAACAAGAGGAATACTGACACCTTCAGAGTTGCCAAAATCCTCGATTCTTCGACTTTTTTCCCGATTTTTCTGAACATTTGCTATCACCAATAACTGAAACACTAGAAAATAGATCAAAATACCAAACATTTACATATgacaaaaatcacttatttacataagctattcttctaaaaacatagaaaaaaagGGTAAAAAAGTGCCTTAAAAACATacgaataaaaacaacaaaagacACTCAACAAAATCTCCCCAACTTGCATCTTTGAATGTCCTCAATCAAaggaaaatttttaaaattaaaccaaaacgaTTCAAAGCACAAAATCAACCGAACAAAACTTGAATGGTTCAAACTCGACAAGTGCACGCCCAAGGCAACTTCATAACTTAGATAGATAGATAACACTATAACGAAttaaaccctaaacacaaacttcAAAATGCAAATCTTTGCCATAACATGCTCATGTATGAATCACCTAAGTTTCTCACAAAACAGGGATTATACACAATATAAACAATGGACAAAACACTCTCGCTAATAACTATATTAACATCCAGAACAATTCATACGTTCATCTCGACATTTCGCAAAAAAAAACATGGAACAAAGATCACAAAGGACTTTTCTCGGCTGTAGCTTGGCTTAGGATAAAAAGGAAAGGATAATATATAAGGCCATTGAAACGAAAATTGGTAAGAAACAAGGAAAACAATTCTCAATCTGATAAATTCATTCTTGCTCAAATCACAACTTCTCACAATTAACTTCCTTTTCTTACAATGCATCttctctttattattattttttttttttttttttcattttcattcattttttttttttttttttttctatatatatttatataaaagatGCATTGCCCACCACACTTTCTTTCCCATGGCAACTTCACAAATAGGAACCACTCTCCCCAACTTCACACTTTTCTATCTCAAAAGACGAGAATTGCTTTTCAAAGTAAGATAAAGGTTCAAGGGAAAGTGTTTACACAagaaaaatatgagaatgaatcatcATTGACTAAATTTACTTGATCAACAACACAACTACTAAGTGGTAATCTTAATAATTTGTTGGCATGCAATGGATTCATTCACACAAACTTTCGGCTCAAAAAGGTTTACAAATGCGCACACACTAATTCGGTTAAATGAAGCCTTTTTGGAATGGTGGTTTTCCTCAATAATACAAACAATGCCTTGATCCCTTCAAAGTTccataatttcaattgaacaCAAGATTTGGCATGAATCGAACGAGTTAAACAATATTACTAGACATCACAATATTTGGTGAACAATGGAAGCTACTCACATTTATGGTTAAGTCCTAATGATTCACACTTGAACATATATTTACTAGATGATGCATATCACGAATTTGCATAAAGCGTTAATTTAATTATCGTGCTATCATTCTACAAAGCGATTAAAGTAATACCTTCTACGCACACTTTTGAGGATCTTATCATCACCATCCACACTTTTGAGCtgacaaatatttttgtttttcttgctCCTTGCGGAACCAAAATCTTAAACAATCAAACAAAGCTAAAAATTTAAacaactaaaatatataaaaagaaatccaACTAAAATTAACTAACATTATCCAACAAAACATGGCCAAGCGCCAACAACCAAAAGTTATCAAATacttaaaacatataaaaaaaaaatctaagacaaaaacaaaataactaGCAAACTCCTAATCAAGGATGTCATCACCAATTTCATCACCCTCTGCATCAGCATCATCCACCCCCTCAGAAAAGaaaggcctgccctcaggccaattTGCATAAGCAGAATAATCCTCGCGAGAAGGAAAAGGAGGGATCTCACCAGAAGGTGCAGACTGATGCAGATACAACTGCCTCATGGAGTCCATAAGGAATTCACTGGACCTCCTTCCAGCCTCAAGCGCATCCCAAGTATAATTAAAAGATGCTCTCAACCTCGGATCCCAATCTTCATAATCCAGAGTCTCACCATGCTCACCTGCAGCAGAGGACTCACCAGCTTCCTTCTGCTTTTTCTTAGCAGCCAACTTAGCATTACAGTAGCGGTTGATGTAGATATCATCAACCACATCTCTTTTCCTTTCGTTCACCACACTTGGAAAACGAACACCCTGCTTTTGACACAAAGAAGTAATCAAACAAGGAAAAATAATAGGTGCGCTAGAATGTACCCCAGGACGACGAGTGTTCTCGATGAAGATTTTCATCTCATTAGCAATTATTTTAGCAACGTCGACCGTCTTGTTTTCCAAGATGTGATAAACAAGCAAAGCCACATCAAGAGGTGCCGAAGACTTATGAAACCTTGGCCTTATGTTAAACACAATCAGAAGAAGCACCGCTTGCGCCAAAGGAGTCATATCAATCCTGTTGTAACGAATCGGCTCCTGAACATTGTTCAACTCCACCTGCTTTCCCGGTTTAAGGATCACACGAGAAATTACTTCCTGGTTCTGATGAGTTCGTCGTGCAACAGAAAACTCATCAGTCTGGATATTTGGATCAAATGGATTCCAAGGATTGCCAAGGAGCTCACTGATTGCATTCCGCGAAAAATCGATCTCCTTACCACGAACAAAAGACTTATAAGAACACAACTCACCCTCCGGTTGAAGTGCATTAGCATAAAACTCACGGACAATCTCATAATTTATGCAATCAACCGGAGTGAGCAACCTTCCCCACTTCTTTGCATTGAAAATGTTTGCTATTTCTTTGTAGCTTCCCTCAGTGTCAATCACAAACTTCCTCTCCGccaaaatctttttcttttccaGCATGGGCATACGGTCCTGGTGGATGGCACTACTGAAACGCAATGCATCAAAAGCTCTTGGCGGAGGATTTGAACTACCAGCCGCAGTTGCATCCTTTTGAGACTTGGATCGCTTCCTTTGCCTGCTAAACATCTGCACAAAAAGAAGGAACCACACAAAACAAGCCACCAAAGATCGTTAGCACAAAACACACCATCGACTGTAGGAACCAAAAATAATACTTTTGCAGGTCTGGTGTGACTCGCCCGGCGAGCCAGAATGCTCCGCCGGGCGAATCGAGCGAAACAGGGCAACACAACTGCAGAACAAGCAACATCCCCAACACCATCTTCCCACACTCTAAGGAACTTCTATTCACCTCTAGATAACTCTATTACATCCTATTTCAACTAAAGGTTTTCAAAACCCTATGGTAATTTCATTACTCTAGTTTAATAGGCATGAACACAAGAGAGAAAAGATAACAAAGAGGGAAGAATTTACCTTTGCTTAAAAATTGAGGAAGagaagagcaagagaagaggaaTGGGAGCAAGGCAAGGAGAGGAACGGCTAGGGCGCACAAGGGAAGGGGGGAAACGAAAATTGCTGGTGTGAGGGCAAGAGTGGGCCTCACACAATAAGCCCCTTTTCTCTGCAGCCCAAGCACGTGACAAACAGTCACAGAAAATACTCCTTCGCCCGGCGAGCCAAATTGCTCCGCCGGGCGCTCCACACCAGAaccaaaaatttttttttaaaaaagattacAGGCCTAGGCCTTTGGTTACACAAcattcaaataagattttaaagcTAATAAAACAACTAAAACAACAGTAAATACTTACAATGCCGGGGTGCCTCCcgactagcgctttgtttaacgtcggtcagctcgacggctaTAAGTGATCAAGGATCACTAAGAGCAAGCACCTTTGTTTCTCTATTAAACTCGCACCCACGGTACACTTTCAATCTTTGCCCGTTAACAGTCCATGTTTCTTTGGATTTCGGGTCTTCTACCACAATCGCTCCAAAATGCTTCACCtccttgaccaaaaacggtccagaccattttgacttcaattttcccggaaaaagtctcaaACGGGAATTGAAGAGAAGCACCATTTGACCAACTTGGAAATCTTTTTGCCGAAGTTTGCTATCATGATAAAATTTTACCTTTTCCTTATAAATTTTGTTGGAATTGTAGGCATTAAGTCTCAATTCATCCAACTCATGGATTTGAACTTTCCTTTTTTCACCGGCCAAGTTAGGATCAAAATTTAAAAGCTTTAACGCCCAAAAAGCTTTGTGCTCCATCTCAACG
Encoded proteins:
- the LOC131657053 gene encoding uncharacterized protein LOC131657053, which translates into the protein MFSRQRKRSKSQKDATAAGSSNPPPRAFDALRFSSAIHQDRMPMLEKKKILAERKFVIDTEGSYKEIANIFNAKKWGRLLTPVDCINYEIVREFYANALQPEGELCSYKSFVRGKEIDFSRNAISELLGNPWNPFDPNIQTDEFSVARRTHQNQEVISRVILKPGKQVELNNVQEPIRYNRIDMTPLAQAVLLLIVFNIRPRFHKSSAPLDVALLVYHILENKTVDVAKIIANEMKIFIENTRRPGVHSSAPIIFPCLITSLCQKQGVRFPSVVNERKRDVVDDIYINRYCNAKLAAKKKQKEAGESSAAGEHGETLDYEDWDPRLRASFNYTWDALEAGRRSSEFLMDSMRQLYLHQSAPSGEIPPFPSREDYSAYANWPEGRPFFSEGVDDADAEGDEIGDDILD